Proteins co-encoded in one Cynocephalus volans isolate mCynVol1 chromosome 11, mCynVol1.pri, whole genome shotgun sequence genomic window:
- the LOC134390304 gene encoding IQ domain-containing protein F3-like: MGSGCCKSSPDKDAPEKEDPKKLLLAKLCQRKRVQAAGQIQAWWRGTLVRRILLVAALRAWMIQCWWKTVRQRRIQKMRQTLLRIYVTQEQSAVKLQSWFRMVQCHQSYCQICNTLCVFQAPMSSPTFQADDFLHVQYGVASKQPEFHIEILLV, from the exons AAATCCAGTCCAGATAAAGATGCACCAGAGAAAGAGGATCCGAAGAAG TTGCTTCTTGCAAAACTATGCCAGAGGAAAAGGGTCCAGGCGGCTGGGCAGATCCAGGCCTGGTGGCGTGGCACCCTGGTGCGTCGGATCCTGCTGGTCGCTGCTCTCAGGGCCTGGATGATTCAGTGCTGGTGGAAGACCGTCAGGCAGAGGCGGATACAAAAGATGAGGCAGACCCTGTTGAGGATCTACGTAACCCAGGAGCAGTCGGCGGTCAAGCTCCAGTCCTGGTTTCGCATGGTGCAGTGCCATCAAAGTTACTGTCAAATATGCAATACTCTCTGTGTGTTCCAGGCCCCAATGAGCAGCCCTACCTTCCAGGCTGATGACTTTTTACATGTCCAATACGGAGTTGCTTCCAAGCAGCCAGAGTTCCACATTGAGATCCTATTAGTCTGA
- the LOC134390347 gene encoding IQ domain-containing protein F3-like — protein sequence MGSGCCKSSPDKDAPEKEDPKKLLLAKLCQRKRVQAAGQIQAWWRGTLVRRILLVAALRAWMIQCWWKTVRQRRIQKMRQTLLKIYVTQEQSAVKLQSWFRMVQCHQSYCQICNTLCVFQAPMSSPAFQADDFLHVQYGVASKQPEFHIEILLV from the exons ATGGGCAGTGGATGTTGT AAATCCAGTCCAGATAAAGATGCACCAGAGAAAGAGGATCCGAAGAAG TTGCTTCTTGCAAAACTATGCCAGAGGAAAAGGGTCCAGGCGGCTGGGCAGATCCAGGCCTGGTGGCGTGGCACCCTGGTGCGTCGGATCCTGCTGGTCGCTGCTCTCAGGGCCTGGATGATTCAGTGCTGGTGGAAGACCGTCAGGCAGAGGCGGATACAAAAGATGAGGCAGACCCTGTTGAAGATCTACGTAACCCAGGAGCAGTCGGCGGTCAAGCTCCAGTCCTGGTTTCGCATGGTGCAGTGCCATCAAAGTTACTGTCAAATATGCAATACTCTCTGTGTGTTCCAGGCCCCAATGAGCAGCCCTGCCTTCCAGGCCGATGACTTTTTACACGTCCAATACGGAGTTGCTTCCAAGCAGCCAGAGTTCCACATTGAGATCCTATTAGTCTGA
- the LOC134390107 gene encoding IQ domain-containing protein F5-like translates to MAPSGFSVTKSRHRWGPASAVATPDPSPDCELEALKSRRRQESSQRYKVDQLQDMAKKDNDETILTKQKQKKERKKAPEHPPQLSPPEQKPPPNKAVAATKIQAWWRGTLVRRTLLHAALRAWIIQCWWRQTLARLLTKKRRAALDTYARQTWAASRLQAWVRMWRIRRCYCRLLNAVRIIQVTWRWHNCHTRGPFRGSYELTATHLRLQLDIFLGSQICRITDCIPFPIKN, encoded by the exons ATGGCACCAAGTGGGTTTTCGGTGACCAAGAGCAGGCACAGGTGGGGCCCTGCTTCTGCAGTGGCCACTCCTGACCCATCTCCTGACTGTGAGCTTGAAGCCCTCAAGAGCAGAAGAAGACAAGAGAGTAGTCAACGATAC AAGGTTGACCAGTTACAAGACATGGCAAAAAAGGATAATGATGAAACCATATTGacgaaacaaaaacagaagaaggaaaggaaaaaggcacCAGAACATCCACCCCAGCTCTCTCCGCCTGAACAAAAG CCACCGCCTAATAAGGCAGTGGCAGCCACAAAGATCCAGGCCTGGTGGCGCGGGACGCTGGTGCGCCGCACGCTACTGCACGCAGCCCTCAGAGCGTGGATCATTCAGTGCTGGTGGAGGCAGACGCTGGCGAGGCTGCTGACGAAGAAGCGGCGGGCGGCGCTGGATACCTACGCACGGCAAACATGGGCGGCCAGCAGGCTGCAGGCCTGGGTACGCATGTGGCGCATCCGCCGGTGTTACTGTCGTTTGCTGAATGCTGTCCGCATTATCCAGGTCACTTGGCGCTGGCATAATTGTCATACCCGCGGCCCTTTCCGAGGCAGCTATGAGCTCACAGCAACCCACCTAAGACTTCAGCTTGACATCTTTCTGGGATCACAGATATGTCGAATTACAGACTGCATCCCCTTCCCAATAAAGAACTGA